One Setaria italica strain Yugu1 chromosome I, Setaria_italica_v2.0, whole genome shotgun sequence DNA window includes the following coding sequences:
- the LOC101760989 gene encoding LOW QUALITY PROTEIN: gamma-glutamyl peptidase 3-like (The sequence of the model RefSeq protein was modified relative to this genomic sequence to represent the inferred CDS: inserted 1 base in 1 codon), with the protein MTVATTKPAADGRGGRRYALLLALWDSEYAKKAYGGYYNVFVAAFGRAGGGAGDEGETWDCFRVIAGEFPAPEDLASYDGFVVSGSPHDAHGEEPWVRRLCALVQALHAMGKRVLGVCFGHQVLCRALGGTVGRARGGWDVGVKKVTFVQDSLEGXELDVELPSSASLIEVHQDEVWEVPPGATVLASSEKTRVEVFAVGEHALGIQGHPEYTTDTLHNLIDRLTAQGAIEARAGEDARRTVAETGGPDRAFWTGLCKVFLRGGGSSPRPAAPVRDTASEVMTSSVGAAARCFTSAAPIVQFARSTSVAGVARTW; encoded by the exons ATGACGGTGGCGACGACGAAGCCCGCGGCAGACgggcgcggcgggaggcggtacgcgctgctgctggcgctgTGGGACTCGGAGTACGCCAAGAAGGCGTACGGCGGCTACTACAACGTCTTCGTCGCCGCGTTcggccgggccggcggcggcgccggggacgaGGGCGAGACGTGGGACTGCTTCCGCGTGATCGCCGGCGAGTTCCCGGCGCCGGAGGACCTGGCCTCGTACGACGGGTTCGTGGTCAGCGGCAGCCCGCACGACGCACACGGCGAGGAGCCCTGGGTCCGCCGCCTGTGCGCGCTCGTCCAGGCGCTCCACGCCATGGGGAAGCGCGTCCTCGGCGTCTGCTTCGGCCACCAGGTCCTGTGCCGGGCGCTGGGCGGGACGGTTGGCAGGGCGCGCGGCGGCTGGGACGTCGGGGTGAAGAAGGTGACCTTTGTTCAAGATTCCTTGGAGG TTGAACTCGACGTGGAACTCCCCTCGAGCGCCTCCCTCATCGAGGTCCACCAGGACGAGGTGTGGGAGGTCCCGCCGGGGGCGACGGTGCTGGCCTCCTCGGAGAAGACGCGCGTGGAGGTGTTCGCGGTCGGGGAGCACGCGCTGGGCATCCAGGGCCACCCGGAGTACACCACCGACACCCTCCACAACCTCATCGACCGCCTCACCGCCCAGGGCGCCATCGAAGCGAGAGCCGGCGAGGACGCGCGGCGGACGGTGGCGGAGACCGGCGGGCCGGACCGCGCGTTCTGGACGGGGCTCTGCAAGGTGTTTCTCAGAGGCGGAGGAAGCAGCCCGCGGCCTGCTGCACCGGTGCGGGACACGGCGTCGGAGGTGATGACCAGcagcgtcggcgccgccgctcgtTGCTTCACTAGCGCCGCTCCGATAGTCCAGTTCGCTCGCAGCACTAGTGTTGCTGGGGTTGCACGTACTTGGTAG